The genomic DNA AGTAAGAAAGCCGGTGAAAAAGCCCCCTTGGTTGTTTTGGGTCATAGCTTAGGGACCGTAATATCCAGCAACTACTTTTATGATCTGCAGAAAGAAACAGATCCGTTACCTTACATCGAACAATGGAAAAAGGATGCAAGCCCACTAATGAAAGGAGAGACATTGGTTCAGTTCATCTCCCTCGGCTCACCTCTAGCACTATGGAGTTTACGGTACGTAGATTTCAACAAACCGATCCAAGTTCCTTCAGAAGCCTTTAAAGCAATGTACGAAAAAGGGAAAGGTGGCTGGTGGAACATTTATGATCGGGATGATGTACTGGGATACCCATTGAAGTCGTTAAATCAATCCTATGATAAGGCTGTCATGAAAGACATCGAAATGAATGTCGGTAACTGGGTCTCCAGCTGGAATCCCGTTTCCCATTTTCATTATGTCAAAGACGAACAGGTTATCGCTTTCATTGCAAAGAAACTGTTGGAATTACAGGCCTCATTATCCGATTGACAATGAGCATATTTCTTAATCACCGATTTACTTTTCTATATAATGAGCTTAATTGAAGAAAAGGAGTGAATCTTGGAATGATTACAAAAATTGAAGATACCGTACAATTACATAATGGTCTTGAAATGCCTCGGCTTGGTTTTGGCGTGTTTAAAGTCGAAGAGGGCTCTGAGGTTGTAAGTGCTGTTAAGACTGCTCTGGATATCGGCTATCGTAGCATCGATACGGCCGCTATCTATAAAAACGAAGAAGGTGTCGGAAAAGCGATAAATGAATCCGACGTCCCACGAAACGAATTATTCATCACAACAAAGGTGTGGAACTCTGACCAGGGTTATGAAAGCACACTGAACGCATTTGATACCAGTCTTGAGAAGCTGGGTCTCGATTACGTGGATTTGTATTTGATCCATTGGCCTGTTGAAGGGAAATATAAAGACACATGGAAGGCAATGGAGAAGATCTATGAGGAAGGCCGCGCCAAAGCGATCGGTGTGTGTAATTTCCATGTCCATCATTTACAAGATCTGATGAAGGATGCCAATATCAAACCGATGGTCAATCAAATTGAATTCCATCCAAAATTGATCCAGGAAGAGGTACGTGCGTTTTGTAAGCAAGAGAATATCCTCGTTGAAGCCTGGTCACCATTGATGCATGGTAAATTGCTCGATCATCCGACCTTAAAAGAGATCGGTGATAAATACAAAAAGTCTCCAGCGCAAGTCATTTTAAGGTGGGACTTACAGCACGACGTCATTACGATACCAAAATCGGTAACACCTGCTCGAATTAAGGAAAACGCTGATCTCTTCGATTTTTCTTTGACAGAAGAGGAAATGGATCAGATTGATGCTATAAATGAAAATGAACGATTCGGACCAGACCCAGACAATTTTGATTTTTAATTGAATGAATGTTTTAAGATGCTGACTTGATGGATAGAAGTCAGCATCTTTTTTTAGGCTCTATTAAGTATCGTATTGATTTTGTTAGCTTCATGCGGACGCTTTCCGCTTCTATTTTTCTTTAACAATCAATAATAAAAGCTGACAGAGCCTTTTCTAAAAATTAGAGCTGATGGTCAAATCTGGTATGATATAATAAATATTGACCAGGTGGTCAATACCGTGGAGTGGGGGATGATCATGAAAGCGATCGAGGTGCATCATCTTACGAAGTATTATGGCAAACATCGTGCAATCAATGATTTAAGCTTTACTGTTGAAGAAGGGCAGGTTTTTGGTTTTATCGGCCCAAACGGTGCTGGAAAAAGTACGACAATCCGGACATTGTTGAATTTTATTTTCCCTACGAAAGGTTCTGCAAAGCTTCTCGGAAAGGACATTGTTACGGAAACAAAAGCGATAAAACAAGAAGTCGGTTACCTTCCATCCGAAGTCCACTATTATGAGAATATGAAAGTCAAAGAATTACTTCAGTATTCAGCTAGATTCTATCGAACGCAAGCAAATAACCGTGTCCGTGAACTGACTGAAAGGTTGGAACTTGATGTCAATAAAAGGTTTGAAGATCTTTCTTTTGGCAATCGAAAGAAGGTAGGGATCGTGCAGGCTCTGCTACATGAGCCCCGTTTGTTAATTATGGACGAACCGACAGGTGGACTTGATCCACTGATGCAGCATACATTCTTTGATATCTTACTTGAAGAAAAGAAAAAAGGGGTAACGATTTTCTTTTCCTCCCATATTTTGAGTGAAGTCCAAAAAATGTGTGATCGAGTTGGTATCATCAAAGAAGGAACATTGATTGCGGACGATTCAATTGAAAATTTGACAAAAAATCAATTCAAAAAGGTCCTGGTCCTTCTTGAAGAAAACCAGGAACTAAAGTTGTCCATCAACGGAATTATCCAACAGGAGCAGATTGGACAAACATTAAGCATTCTCTTCAGAGGAGACGTCCATGAGTTGATTACGGCTCTGGATAAAGCATCCTTCATCGATGTTGTCATCGAAGAGCCCTCTTTGGATGAAATTTTCATGCACTACTATGAATCAGATGACCAAAGGAGGGAGCACGATGATCTTTAAGCAAGAATTCAAATGGAACGTAAAAGCTTTAATGATTTGGTCGATTATTTTAGGTGGCCTCGTGTTCTTAATGATGCAGATCTATCCTGATTTTGCGAAACAACAAGGGAACTTGGAGGCTTTATTGGAAGCGTATCCAGAGGGGATCAAGAAGGCGTTTAATATGGATCGGTTAAGTATGGGAACGGTGCTAGGTTTTTATGCTATTGAAGGTTATATGTTGATTACGCTGATTGGTAGTATTTACGTTGTTCTCCTCGCTGGAAATATTCTGGCGAAAGAAGAAGGGGAAAAGACGATCGAATTCCTGTTATCGAAACCGATATCCAGAACGTCACTTCTGAGTCAGAAGTTAGCGGTCGTCATCCTGAATATCGTGTTATTCAACCTTTTTGTTTCCCTGATTAATGGAACAGGATTTTTACTAGTCGATGACGGAACGTTTGAATGGTATCCATACGTATTGATGTCTGTCGCACCGATCTTGTTGCATCTGACCTTTGCTTCTTTCGCTTTCCTACTTTCCGCTATACTGAAAAAAGGCAGGCAAATTCTATCCGTTACCGTCGGGGTTGTTTTCATTACGTACTTTCTACAGGTCATTTCGAGTGTTTCTGAGAAGTTGGAGGGATTGAAATTCTTAAGTCCTTTCGTTTATGTCGATGCAGCGGACATCATCATCGATGAGCGTATAAAGGGTGTTTATTTGCTGATTATGCTTACAATCATGATTTTGAACATAACCGCTACGTTCCTCATCTATCGAAAAAAGGATATAGCAGTGTAATAGAGGAGGACTTTATGAATCCAGCTTTTGAAAAATTGCCAGAAAGGAAGAAACAAAAGATCCTGACTGTTGCAATCGAAGAATTTGCAATGAATGGATATGAGAACGCATCCACGAATAAAATGACAGAACGTGCTCAAATTTCCAAAGGGCTATTATTTCATTACTTTACGAACAAAAAAGGGTTGTACCTTTATCTGTTTGAGCATGTGATGGGATGGGTCTCCAATGAAGTGATACGACGTCTCGAAACGTTAGAAGAAACGGATTTCTTCGAGAGAATCAAAAAAACAGCAATGCTGAAAATAGATGTCTTCTTGCATCATCCAGATGAATACCACTTCATGATGAAAGGGATTCTTGAACCAACTGAGGAGGTAAAAGAAGAGATTCAGGCGATTCTTCTAAACGTAAACCGTCAATATTCCCGTTACAACGACGAATTATTGTTTGCCTACTTGAACGAGGATGATTTGCGGGTAGGATTGACGAAGGAATTCGTTGTTGAATACGTGATGAACGTGATGGAGCAATTCTCGAACTCGATCCTGAAGCAATATAAAGGAAAGGAAAGTGCCTTACTTCATCAGTCTGAATCGTTGCTAAAACGGTTGGATATGTATGTAGATGTTCTGAAATATGGTGTATACCGGCCATAATGTTATAATGAATGAGGTTAGGGAGTGACGATTCGTTGCTCCTATTTCTTATCGTGGAGGTCAATATGAAAGTTTTCGCTAAAAATTTCTTGAACGGGATCGTGACAGTCGTCCCAATCATTCTTGTCATCTATGTCGTCATAAAAGTGTTCGAGTTTTTAGATAACATCCTAGGTCAAACCTTCCGTGGTTTACTTAAGGAGGATTATGTCCCAGGTTTGGGTCTGCTAGCTTCAATTCTACTTATCACACTATTAGGCTGGTTGTCCAAACAGTATATCAGCGGAAAAGTTGTCGAACTTTTAGACAGGTGGTTGGATCGAATTCCTCTTGTTAAGAGTTTGTATTCCATCATCAAGGATACGATAAAATCCTTTGCAGGAGATAAAAAATCCTTCTCAAAAGTTGCGTTGGTCCATATTCCAGGTACCAACATGAAGGCAATCGGCTTTGTCACGTCCGAAGAAGTGGAAGCAATCGCTGATCCATTGCAGGATCACATTGCTGTGTATGTCCCTCAAACCTTCCAGGTTGCAGGGATGACATTTCTAGTACCGAGATCAGACGTAGAAATATTGGAAATGAAGGCCGAGGACGCAATGAAATTTGTCTTGTCAGGCGGAATGAGTATCAGAAGAAATGAAACAGTCAAAAAGGAGGGCTAAGCATGCTTGAGCCTGTACCTGATTTGCTGAAGCACAATCTGAGAATCGTTTTTGTCGGTTTCAATCCTAGCCTGAAGTCTAGTGAGACAGGCCATAATTATGCGAACCCGACGAACCGGTTCTGGAAGATCCTTTATCATTCCGGGCTCACAGACAGACAGTATAAACCTGAAGATGGTGCACGATTAATGCATGAATATGGGTATGGTTTTACGAACATCGTCTCAAGGCCAACAAAGGAAGCAGCTGACATAACAAAAGAAGAGTACCAGAAAGGTAAAATAGAGTTAAAAGCTAAAATGCAGTATTTTCAACCCAAAGTGGTGTGCTTTGTAGGAAAAGGTGTATATCAGCAATTCAGCGGAAGAAGACAAGTGGATTGGGGATTCCAAGCAGAAACGATCTTACCAGATATACAGGAATTTGTGGCTCCTTCTTCTAGCGGATTGGTCCGCATGAAAGTAGAGGATGTCATAAGCATTTACCACCAGCTTGCCAAAAAAATATCGTCATATTGATGTTGTT from Pseudalkalibacillus sp. SCS-8 includes the following:
- a CDS encoding DUF502 domain-containing protein, which encodes MKVFAKNFLNGIVTVVPIILVIYVVIKVFEFLDNILGQTFRGLLKEDYVPGLGLLASILLITLLGWLSKQYISGKVVELLDRWLDRIPLVKSLYSIIKDTIKSFAGDKKSFSKVALVHIPGTNMKAIGFVTSEEVEAIADPLQDHIAVYVPQTFQVAGMTFLVPRSDVEILEMKAEDAMKFVLSGGMSIRRNETVKKEG
- a CDS encoding ABC transporter ATP-binding protein, with translation MKAIEVHHLTKYYGKHRAINDLSFTVEEGQVFGFIGPNGAGKSTTIRTLLNFIFPTKGSAKLLGKDIVTETKAIKQEVGYLPSEVHYYENMKVKELLQYSARFYRTQANNRVRELTERLELDVNKRFEDLSFGNRKKVGIVQALLHEPRLLIMDEPTGGLDPLMQHTFFDILLEEKKKGVTIFFSSHILSEVQKMCDRVGIIKEGTLIADDSIENLTKNQFKKVLVLLEENQELKLSINGIIQQEQIGQTLSILFRGDVHELITALDKASFIDVVIEEPSLDEIFMHYYESDDQRREHDDL
- a CDS encoding chemotaxis protein; this encodes MSKPIAVAVIHGAGIQREDFAEIMIDRLKRKISKLQGQSGQRDAFIFQPIYWGEIFHDKERKLWESVQEGGELDFLTIRKFIIEFLGDAIAYQPTNEHFENYERVHAIFRDTLERLSKKAGEKAPLVVLGHSLGTVISSNYFYDLQKETDPLPYIEQWKKDASPLMKGETLVQFISLGSPLALWSLRYVDFNKPIQVPSEAFKAMYEKGKGGWWNIYDRDDVLGYPLKSLNQSYDKAVMKDIEMNVGNWVSSWNPVSHFHYVKDEQVIAFIAKKLLELQASLSD
- a CDS encoding TetR/AcrR family transcriptional regulator is translated as MNPAFEKLPERKKQKILTVAIEEFAMNGYENASTNKMTERAQISKGLLFHYFTNKKGLYLYLFEHVMGWVSNEVIRRLETLEETDFFERIKKTAMLKIDVFLHHPDEYHFMMKGILEPTEEVKEEIQAILLNVNRQYSRYNDELLFAYLNEDDLRVGLTKEFVVEYVMNVMEQFSNSILKQYKGKESALLHQSESLLKRLDMYVDVLKYGVYRP
- a CDS encoding ABC transporter permease subunit, which gives rise to MIFKQEFKWNVKALMIWSIILGGLVFLMMQIYPDFAKQQGNLEALLEAYPEGIKKAFNMDRLSMGTVLGFYAIEGYMLITLIGSIYVVLLAGNILAKEEGEKTIEFLLSKPISRTSLLSQKLAVVILNIVLFNLFVSLINGTGFLLVDDGTFEWYPYVLMSVAPILLHLTFASFAFLLSAILKKGRQILSVTVGVVFITYFLQVISSVSEKLEGLKFLSPFVYVDAADIIIDERIKGVYLLIMLTIMILNITATFLIYRKKDIAV
- a CDS encoding aldo/keto reductase produces the protein MITKIEDTVQLHNGLEMPRLGFGVFKVEEGSEVVSAVKTALDIGYRSIDTAAIYKNEEGVGKAINESDVPRNELFITTKVWNSDQGYESTLNAFDTSLEKLGLDYVDLYLIHWPVEGKYKDTWKAMEKIYEEGRAKAIGVCNFHVHHLQDLMKDANIKPMVNQIEFHPKLIQEEVRAFCKQENILVEAWSPLMHGKLLDHPTLKEIGDKYKKSPAQVILRWDLQHDVITIPKSVTPARIKENADLFDFSLTEEEMDQIDAINENERFGPDPDNFDF
- the mug gene encoding G/U mismatch-specific DNA glycosylase; translation: MLEPVPDLLKHNLRIVFVGFNPSLKSSETGHNYANPTNRFWKILYHSGLTDRQYKPEDGARLMHEYGYGFTNIVSRPTKEAADITKEEYQKGKIELKAKMQYFQPKVVCFVGKGVYQQFSGRRQVDWGFQAETILPDIQEFVAPSSSGLVRMKVEDVISIYHQLAKKISSY